In Streptomyces liangshanensis, the DNA window CGCGGGGTTGCCGGTGTTGAGGCGCAGGACGCTGTGGCCCGCCTCCTCCAGGGCGTCGGCCTGCTCGATGACCGGGCCGCGGATCTCGTAACAGACCTCGCTGAGCTTGCTCGACTGCCGGAATTCCATGCGGTGGGCTCCCAGACCTCGTTCGACCTTCGGGCGATTCTTGCGACACTTGGTTTTACCAAGTGTCCGCTTGGAAAGTCCAACAACATGTCTAGACTGCGACGCATGCCACGCCGCCGAAGCTACGACCAGTACTGTTCCGCCGCGCGCGCCCTCGACGCCGTGGGCGACCGCTGGACCCTGCTGATCGTCCGTGAACTCCTGGCGGGCCCCCGCCGCTACACCGATCTGCACGCCGATCTGCCCGGCGTCAGCACGGACGTGCTGGCGTCGCGGCTCAAGGACATGGAGCGCGACGAACTGGCCACGCGCCGCAAGCTGCCCCCGCCGGCCGCTGCGGTCGTGTACGAACTCACCGAGCGTGGGCGGGAGTTGCTGCCGGTGCTCACCGCGCTGGCGCGGTGGGGGGCGCCGGCCCTGGCCGAGCGCCGCCCCACCGACGCCGTACGGGCGCACTGGTTCGCCGTACCGCTGATGCCGGTGCTCGCCGCGTGCGCGGCGGGCGCGGGGGCCGGGGCGGAGGGTGTGGTGGAAGTGCGGCTGGACGAGGGGGTGTTCCACGTCCGGCTGGGCGGCGGGGCACCGGGCCCAGTCGCGGATCAGGCCGTGGATCGGGCCGCGGACCCGGCCGCGAACCCGGTCGCGTACGGAGACGGGCCCGCCGACGCCCCCGACGCCCGCCTCGTCCTGGACGCCGACACCTGCCGCGCGGTGGGCGCCGGGACGCTCGCGCTCGCCGACGCGGTACGGGACGGCCGGATCGAGGTGTCGGGCGACGGCCCCCTCGCGAAGGCGCTGCGCGGCGCGTGACACGGCCACGCGAAGTCGCGGGAAGCGGACGGACCGTGTGCGCGGATCGAGTAGCGTGACCGGATTGGGCACGGTCGTCGGCGGAGGGGACTCTCCGGGACTCGACTCCGGGATTCAACTCCGCCTCTCCGCAGATGAGTTGGAGGAGCCATGAGAGCTTGGAGCAGACGGCGCGCGGCAGGCCCCCGGTGGGCGGCACGGTGGCCCCGCGCGGCCCGTTCCGGCCGGGCGGCGCTGGTCACCGCGTCGGTGGCCGCGCTCGCGGTGGTGCCGTCCGCCGCGCTCGCCACACCGGGCAGCGGCGTCACGGGCACGATCCTGGCCCAGGGAACCTCGGACGGCACCGTGAAGGTGCGGACCAAGGGGCGGACGGACGTGGTCGTGCGGACCATCACCGTCGCGCCGGGCGGCTCCACCGGCTGGCACTACCACCGGGGCCAGCTGATCGCCGTCGTGCAGTCCGGCACACTCACCAGGACCCTGGACGACTGCTCGGTCGAGGAGACCCCGGCCGGGAAGTCGTTCGTCGAACCCTCCGGGGCGCGGCACCGCCACATCGGCCGCAACCTGGGCACCGAGCCGGTCGTCCTGTACGTCACCTACCTGCTGCCGGCCGGCAGCGCGCTGTCCGAGGACGCGGAACCCCCGGGGTGCGCGCACGCGTGAGTGCCGGGGGTGACCGATGATGAACGGGTGCGACTCGAAGCGATCACCTGGGACAGGCTGACCGACGCCCTGGCCGAGCGGGTGCTGAAGACGGCGCCGGCCGACGGCGGTCCGTGGCTGCGCGTCGCCGTCGACGGCGCGCCGGCCGCGGGGACCGCCGCCCCCGCCGCCGCGCTCGCCGACGCGCTGCGGTTGCGCGGCAGGTCGGTCCTCGTGATCGACACGGCCGGGTTCCTGCGCCCGGCGTCGCTGCGGTACGAGTACGGCCGCGAGGACCCCGACACGTACTACCAGGGGTGGTTCGACACCGGCGCGCTCTGGCGCGAGGTCTTCGGACCGCTGGACCCGGGCGGCAGCGGACAGGTCCTGCCCGACCTGTGGGACCCGCTCACGGACCGGGCCACCCGCAGCGCGCCCCGCGAACTCCCGCCCGGCGGCGTACTGGTGACACACGGTCCGTTCCTGCTGGGCCACTGGTTCCCGTTCGACCTCACCGTGCACCTGGGCCTGTCGCCGAACGCCCTGCGCCGCCGGACGGCCGACTCCGAGCGCTGGACGCTGCCCGCCTTCCAGCGGTACGACGAGGAGGTCGACCCGTCCTCGGCGGCCGACGTGGTGGTACGGGCCGACGACCCCCGCCACCCCGCCTGGGGCGGCCTGCCCTAGACCCTGGCGGACGACCCCGGCGGACGGCCCCGGCGCACGCAGCCCTCGTTCAGCGCGCGGTCCCGAGGAAGGCCGTCAGGCTGTCCAGGAGCATCGTGGAGCCCTGCTCGGCCCCGTCGCGCTCCTCCGCCGTGTCGCACGTCTGGCTCAGCACGAGGTGCGTGCCGGCGCCCCGCTCGTCGAGTTCGAGCGTCATGAGCGCCTGCTCGCTCCTCCCCGGCACGTCCATGCCGGTCACCAGGCGCCGGTTCCTGTCGACCTCGGCGTACGAACCGGTCAGCGGGAACTCCGCGCCGTCCGGGGTCACCATCGTCGCCTTCCACGCCCCACCGGGCCGTACGTCCATCTCGACGGTCCCCGGGGCGGCGTAGGCCCACTGCGCGTAGGACTCCGGGACGGTCCAGGCGTCCCACACCGCCGCCGCGGGGACGTCGAGCGTCCGCTCCAAGGTGTAGGAGAAACCCTCGCCCGTGTGCTGTTCCGTGCTCATCCCGTGCTCCCTGTTCGCTCTGGTCCGGCTGTTGTACGAGGTAGACGCGTACGGCTCCCGAAACTCATCGGTCCGCCGCGCCCCTTTTCGCCCGGGCGCCCGTCACCCCGCGAAACCGGCCGCGGGACCCCCTTCCCGGCCCGGCCTGCCCCCCGCCCGGGTCACCGCCGCCGCGCCCGCCCGGCAGCCCTCCCCGGCGGCCTCCGGCGGGTCCGCGCCCGCCAGGCGCGCCGCCAGGTAGGCGCCCGTGAAGGCGTCGCCCGCGCCCGTCGAGTCGACCGCGAGGGCCGCGACCGGGGCCACCCGGGCCGTCACCTCGCCCGCCTCGGCCACCAGCGCGCCCGCCGCGCCCA includes these proteins:
- a CDS encoding uridine kinase, yielding MRLEAITWDRLTDALAERVLKTAPADGGPWLRVAVDGAPAAGTAAPAAALADALRLRGRSVLVIDTAGFLRPASLRYEYGREDPDTYYQGWFDTGALWREVFGPLDPGGSGQVLPDLWDPLTDRATRSAPRELPPGGVLVTHGPFLLGHWFPFDLTVHLGLSPNALRRRTADSERWTLPAFQRYDEEVDPSSAADVVVRADDPRHPAWGGLP
- a CDS encoding cupin domain-containing protein, whose product is MRAWSRRRAAGPRWAARWPRAARSGRAALVTASVAALAVVPSAALATPGSGVTGTILAQGTSDGTVKVRTKGRTDVVVRTITVAPGGSTGWHYHRGQLIAVVQSGTLTRTLDDCSVEETPAGKSFVEPSGARHRHIGRNLGTEPVVLYVTYLLPAGSALSEDAEPPGCAHA
- a CDS encoding SRPBCC family protein, whose product is MSTEQHTGEGFSYTLERTLDVPAAAVWDAWTVPESYAQWAYAAPGTVEMDVRPGGAWKATMVTPDGAEFPLTGSYAEVDRNRRLVTGMDVPGRSEQALMTLELDERGAGTHLVLSQTCDTAEERDGAEQGSTMLLDSLTAFLGTAR
- a CDS encoding winged helix-turn-helix transcriptional regulator gives rise to the protein MSRLRRMPRRRSYDQYCSAARALDAVGDRWTLLIVRELLAGPRRYTDLHADLPGVSTDVLASRLKDMERDELATRRKLPPPAAAVVYELTERGRELLPVLTALARWGAPALAERRPTDAVRAHWFAVPLMPVLAACAAGAGAGAEGVVEVRLDEGVFHVRLGGGAPGPVADQAVDRAADPAANPVAYGDGPADAPDARLVLDADTCRAVGAGTLALADAVRDGRIEVSGDGPLAKALRGA